One region of Alosa alosa isolate M-15738 ecotype Scorff River chromosome 1, AALO_Geno_1.1, whole genome shotgun sequence genomic DNA includes:
- the wacb gene encoding WW domain containing adaptor with coiled-coil b isoform X1 gives MFVLFSQPLRRGLEDLPLPFTLVCSDRRDSQSYQQTYKYPLKNHPATDQRHEKTRDASDSTPPCKMLRRSDSQDGKPTDVVALNKAKAAHTQRLRERDGGTSYSPQENSLSHSSHHGSNSHSHPSKASDMSHEPADDWSEHISSSGKKYYYNCRTEVSQWEKPKDWVEREQRPKEASKSTPTVNSFPKDRDYRREAMQSSATSAFSSTKSAAGDNPASHPASSQSSSSSSTCTSSSAAQGMNPSSSSSSSSVPASSSSASSSSSGSVAVSSSAALLQDPALLRQLLPALQATLHLNHANVDVGKLNEVLTAAVTQASLQSMLHKLLTAGPSAFNITTLLSQAAQLSTQAQTTTQSPLSLPSDASSPRSYVSPRVSTPQTNAVSLKPPLGAVGLSSQPKVNASLVKPGSAAPQAFTPAEKALELEDPRLHRQNSQGSTSPGSNHVASGASMGSGGTGTLPISAGPGRPQSGFTPSLATHFNENLIRHVQGWPGEHVEKQVARLREEAHNMGNLYMSDICTELKNLRSLVRVCEIQATLREQRILFLRQQIKELDKMKNQNSYMI, from the exons atgtttgttttgttttcacaaCCGTTGCGAAGGGGTCTAGAGGACTTGCCTTTACCTTTTACACTAGT GTGCAGTGACCGAAGGGATTCGCAATCCTACCAA CAGACCTACAAATACCCATTGAAGAACCACCCAGCCACTGATCAGCGTCACGAGAAAACAAGAGATGCATCAGATTCCACCCCACCTTGCAAAATGCTCCGCCGCTCTGATAGCCAAGACGGCAAACCTACCGATGTTGTAGCACTTAACAAGGCAAAAGCTGCCCACACACAGCGGCTACGAGAAAGGGATGGTG GAACCAGCTACTCCCCACAAGAGAACTCTCTTAGCCACAGCAGCCACCACGGATCAAACTCACACTCCCATCCAAGCAAAGCATCAGACATG TCACACGAGCCTGCAGATGACTGGTCTGAGCATATCAGCTCCTCGGGGAAGAAGTACTACTACAACTGCAGAACTGAGGTCTCTCAGTGGGAGAAGCCAAAGGACTGGGTGGAGAG GGAGCAAAGACCTAAAGAGGCCTCTAAATCGACGCCCACTGTCAATAGCTTTCCCAAAGACCGGGACTACAGACGAGAAGCCATGCAGAGCTCGGCCACCAGCGCCTTCTCCAGTACCA AGAGTGCTGCAGGTGACAACCCTGCCAGCCATCCAGCTTCATCCcagtcctcctcttcctcgtctaCATGCACCTCCTCCAGTGCTGCTCAGGGCATGAACCCCTCCagttcttcttcctcctcctctgtccctgcctcctcctcctctgcctcctcttcctcgagTGGCTCGGTGGCAGTGTCCTCCAGCGCCGCCCTGCTGCAGGACCCAGCTCTGCTCCGGCAGCTGCTGCCCGCGCTGCAGGCCACGCTGCACCTCAACCACGCCAACGTGGACGTGGGGAAGCTCAATGAAG TTCTCACCGCCGCTGTCACACAAGCTTCCTTACAGTCTATGCTTCATAAACTTCTCACTGCTGGACCGTCTGCTTTCAACATCACTACTCTGCTTTCCCAAGCTGCGCAGCTCTCCACACAAG CTCAAACGACAACCCAGTCCCCGCTGTCACTGCCGTCAGATGCCTCGTCTCCAAGGTCGTACGTGTCTCCGCGGGTCAGCACCCCTCAGACCAACGCGGTGTCCCTGAAGCCCCCCCTGGGTGCCGTGGGCCTGTCCTCCCAGCCCAAG GTTAATGCGTCGCTGGTGAAGCCAGGATCTGCCGCACCACAGGCCTTTACCCCTGCCGAGAAAGCCCTGGAATTAGAGGACCCACGCCTGCACCGACAGAA tAGTCAGGGCAGCACCTCGCCGGGGTCCAACCATGTGGCCAGTGGAGCGTCCATGGGCAGTGGTGGTACTGGAACACTGCCCATCAGCGCGGGCCCTGGCCGGCCTCAGAGTGGCTTCACGCCTTCGCTGGCCACCCACTTCAACGAGAATCTCATCAGACACGTGCAGGGCTGGCCGGGGGAACACGTGGAGAAACAG GTGGCCCGGCTGAGGGAGGAGGCCCACAACATGGGCAACCTGTACATGTCGGACATCTGCACTGAGCTGAAGAACCTCAGGTctttagtgcgtgtgtgtgagatccaGGCCACACTCAGAGAACAGAG gatTCTCTTCTTAAGACAACAAATCAAGGAGCTGGATAAGATGAAGAATCAGAACTCCTATATGATTTGA
- the wacb gene encoding WW domain containing adaptor with coiled-coil b isoform X5 has protein sequence MLRRSDSQDGKPTDVVALNKAKAAHTQRLRERDGGTSYSPQENSLSHSSHHGSNSHSHPSKASDMSHEPADDWSEHISSSGKKYYYNCRTEVSQWEKPKDWVEREQRPKEASKSTPTVNSFPKDRDYRREAMQSSATSAFSSTKSAAGDNPASHPASSQSSSSSSTCTSSSAAQGMNPSSSSSSSSVPASSSSASSSSSGSVAVSSSAALLQDPALLRQLLPALQATLHLNHANVDVGKLNEVLTAAVTQASLQSMLHKLLTAGPSAFNITTLLSQAAQLSTQAQTTTQSPLSLPSDASSPRSYVSPRVSTPQTNAVSLKPPLGAVGLSSQPKVNASLVKPGSAAPQAFTPAEKALELEDPRLHRQNSQGSTSPGSNHVASGASMGSGGTGTLPISAGPGRPQSGFTPSLATHFNENLIRHVQGWPGEHVEKQVARLREEAHNMGNLYMSDICTELKNLRSLVRVCEIQATLREQRILFLRQQIKELDKMKNQNSYMI, from the exons ATGCTCCGCCGCTCTGATAGCCAAGACGGCAAACCTACCGATGTTGTAGCACTTAACAAGGCAAAAGCTGCCCACACACAGCGGCTACGAGAAAGGGATGGTG GAACCAGCTACTCCCCACAAGAGAACTCTCTTAGCCACAGCAGCCACCACGGATCAAACTCACACTCCCATCCAAGCAAAGCATCAGACATG TCACACGAGCCTGCAGATGACTGGTCTGAGCATATCAGCTCCTCGGGGAAGAAGTACTACTACAACTGCAGAACTGAGGTCTCTCAGTGGGAGAAGCCAAAGGACTGGGTGGAGAG GGAGCAAAGACCTAAAGAGGCCTCTAAATCGACGCCCACTGTCAATAGCTTTCCCAAAGACCGGGACTACAGACGAGAAGCCATGCAGAGCTCGGCCACCAGCGCCTTCTCCAGTACCA AGAGTGCTGCAGGTGACAACCCTGCCAGCCATCCAGCTTCATCCcagtcctcctcttcctcgtctaCATGCACCTCCTCCAGTGCTGCTCAGGGCATGAACCCCTCCagttcttcttcctcctcctctgtccctgcctcctcctcctctgcctcctcttcctcgagTGGCTCGGTGGCAGTGTCCTCCAGCGCCGCCCTGCTGCAGGACCCAGCTCTGCTCCGGCAGCTGCTGCCCGCGCTGCAGGCCACGCTGCACCTCAACCACGCCAACGTGGACGTGGGGAAGCTCAATGAAG TTCTCACCGCCGCTGTCACACAAGCTTCCTTACAGTCTATGCTTCATAAACTTCTCACTGCTGGACCGTCTGCTTTCAACATCACTACTCTGCTTTCCCAAGCTGCGCAGCTCTCCACACAAG CTCAAACGACAACCCAGTCCCCGCTGTCACTGCCGTCAGATGCCTCGTCTCCAAGGTCGTACGTGTCTCCGCGGGTCAGCACCCCTCAGACCAACGCGGTGTCCCTGAAGCCCCCCCTGGGTGCCGTGGGCCTGTCCTCCCAGCCCAAG GTTAATGCGTCGCTGGTGAAGCCAGGATCTGCCGCACCACAGGCCTTTACCCCTGCCGAGAAAGCCCTGGAATTAGAGGACCCACGCCTGCACCGACAGAA tAGTCAGGGCAGCACCTCGCCGGGGTCCAACCATGTGGCCAGTGGAGCGTCCATGGGCAGTGGTGGTACTGGAACACTGCCCATCAGCGCGGGCCCTGGCCGGCCTCAGAGTGGCTTCACGCCTTCGCTGGCCACCCACTTCAACGAGAATCTCATCAGACACGTGCAGGGCTGGCCGGGGGAACACGTGGAGAAACAG GTGGCCCGGCTGAGGGAGGAGGCCCACAACATGGGCAACCTGTACATGTCGGACATCTGCACTGAGCTGAAGAACCTCAGGTctttagtgcgtgtgtgtgagatccaGGCCACACTCAGAGAACAGAG gatTCTCTTCTTAAGACAACAAATCAAGGAGCTGGATAAGATGAAGAATCAGAACTCCTATATGATTTGA
- the bambib gene encoding BMP and activin membrane-bound inhibitor homolog (Xenopus laevis) b, translating to MDRHFSIVSMWLQLELCALAVLLTKGEIRCYCDAPHCVATGYMCKSEVNACFTRSLDPSSPRSLLSHGCYDPLLNSDDVCRSDGAFDTTGRGFSVLECCHEDMCNYRGLQDLAYGRRETLDRRDRHQQSEGGGRHLVARVQEAPSSREVWFRAAVIAVPIAGGLILVLLIALALRMLRSESRRLRQQRREMLSRLHYSFHGHQLKKGHVAKLDLECMVPVTGHENCCLTCDKMRQSSELAGERLLSLVHWGKYGGRGKMEFV from the exons ATGGATCGGCATTTCAGTATCGTTTCCATGTGGTTACAACTGGAACTTTGTGCGTTGGCTGTTCTTCTGACGAAAG GTGAAATAAGGTGCTACTGTGATGCTCCACACTGTGTGGCCACTGGCTATATGTGTAAGTCCGAGGTGAACGCCTGCTTCACACGGAGTTTAGACCCGAGCAGCCCGCGCTCCCTGCTCTCCCACGGCTGCTACGATCCTCTGCTCAACTCGGACGACGTGTGTCGATCCGACGGCGCCTTTGACACGACGGGCCGGGGCTTCTCCGTACTGGAGTGCTGTCACGAGGACATGTGCAATTACAGAGGCCTTCAAGACCTGGCCTACGGCAGAAGAGAAACTTTAG ACCGACGGGATCGGCACCAGCAGTCGGAGGGCGGCGGTCGTCACCTAGTGGCGCGTGTCCAGGAGGCGCCATCCAGCCGGGAGGTGTGGTTCCGGGCGGCGGTTATCGCCGTGCCCATCGCTGGAGGGCTCATCCTGGTGCTGCTGATCGCTCTGGCGCTGCGCATGCTGCGCAGTGAGAGCCGGCGGCTGCGGCAGCAGCGGCGTGAGATGCTCTCGCGCCTTCACTACAGCTTCCACGGCCACCAGCTCAAGAAGGGCCACGTGGCCAAGCTGGACCTTGAGTGCATGGTGCCCGTCACGGGCCACGAGAACTGCTGCCTGACCTGCGACAAGATGCGGCAGTCGTCAGAGCTGGCCGGCGAGCGCCTACTCTCGCTGGTCCACTGGGGGAAGTACGGAGGCCGGGGCAAGATGGAGtttgtgtga
- the wacb gene encoding WW domain containing adaptor with coiled-coil b isoform X2 yields MFVLFSQPLRRGLEDLPLPFTLVCSDRRDSQSYQTYKYPLKNHPATDQRHEKTRDASDSTPPCKMLRRSDSQDGKPTDVVALNKAKAAHTQRLRERDGGTSYSPQENSLSHSSHHGSNSHSHPSKASDMSHEPADDWSEHISSSGKKYYYNCRTEVSQWEKPKDWVEREQRPKEASKSTPTVNSFPKDRDYRREAMQSSATSAFSSTKSAAGDNPASHPASSQSSSSSSTCTSSSAAQGMNPSSSSSSSSVPASSSSASSSSSGSVAVSSSAALLQDPALLRQLLPALQATLHLNHANVDVGKLNEVLTAAVTQASLQSMLHKLLTAGPSAFNITTLLSQAAQLSTQAQTTTQSPLSLPSDASSPRSYVSPRVSTPQTNAVSLKPPLGAVGLSSQPKVNASLVKPGSAAPQAFTPAEKALELEDPRLHRQNSQGSTSPGSNHVASGASMGSGGTGTLPISAGPGRPQSGFTPSLATHFNENLIRHVQGWPGEHVEKQVARLREEAHNMGNLYMSDICTELKNLRSLVRVCEIQATLREQRILFLRQQIKELDKMKNQNSYMI; encoded by the exons atgtttgttttgttttcacaaCCGTTGCGAAGGGGTCTAGAGGACTTGCCTTTACCTTTTACACTAGT GTGCAGTGACCGAAGGGATTCGCAATCCTACCAA ACCTACAAATACCCATTGAAGAACCACCCAGCCACTGATCAGCGTCACGAGAAAACAAGAGATGCATCAGATTCCACCCCACCTTGCAAAATGCTCCGCCGCTCTGATAGCCAAGACGGCAAACCTACCGATGTTGTAGCACTTAACAAGGCAAAAGCTGCCCACACACAGCGGCTACGAGAAAGGGATGGTG GAACCAGCTACTCCCCACAAGAGAACTCTCTTAGCCACAGCAGCCACCACGGATCAAACTCACACTCCCATCCAAGCAAAGCATCAGACATG TCACACGAGCCTGCAGATGACTGGTCTGAGCATATCAGCTCCTCGGGGAAGAAGTACTACTACAACTGCAGAACTGAGGTCTCTCAGTGGGAGAAGCCAAAGGACTGGGTGGAGAG GGAGCAAAGACCTAAAGAGGCCTCTAAATCGACGCCCACTGTCAATAGCTTTCCCAAAGACCGGGACTACAGACGAGAAGCCATGCAGAGCTCGGCCACCAGCGCCTTCTCCAGTACCA AGAGTGCTGCAGGTGACAACCCTGCCAGCCATCCAGCTTCATCCcagtcctcctcttcctcgtctaCATGCACCTCCTCCAGTGCTGCTCAGGGCATGAACCCCTCCagttcttcttcctcctcctctgtccctgcctcctcctcctctgcctcctcttcctcgagTGGCTCGGTGGCAGTGTCCTCCAGCGCCGCCCTGCTGCAGGACCCAGCTCTGCTCCGGCAGCTGCTGCCCGCGCTGCAGGCCACGCTGCACCTCAACCACGCCAACGTGGACGTGGGGAAGCTCAATGAAG TTCTCACCGCCGCTGTCACACAAGCTTCCTTACAGTCTATGCTTCATAAACTTCTCACTGCTGGACCGTCTGCTTTCAACATCACTACTCTGCTTTCCCAAGCTGCGCAGCTCTCCACACAAG CTCAAACGACAACCCAGTCCCCGCTGTCACTGCCGTCAGATGCCTCGTCTCCAAGGTCGTACGTGTCTCCGCGGGTCAGCACCCCTCAGACCAACGCGGTGTCCCTGAAGCCCCCCCTGGGTGCCGTGGGCCTGTCCTCCCAGCCCAAG GTTAATGCGTCGCTGGTGAAGCCAGGATCTGCCGCACCACAGGCCTTTACCCCTGCCGAGAAAGCCCTGGAATTAGAGGACCCACGCCTGCACCGACAGAA tAGTCAGGGCAGCACCTCGCCGGGGTCCAACCATGTGGCCAGTGGAGCGTCCATGGGCAGTGGTGGTACTGGAACACTGCCCATCAGCGCGGGCCCTGGCCGGCCTCAGAGTGGCTTCACGCCTTCGCTGGCCACCCACTTCAACGAGAATCTCATCAGACACGTGCAGGGCTGGCCGGGGGAACACGTGGAGAAACAG GTGGCCCGGCTGAGGGAGGAGGCCCACAACATGGGCAACCTGTACATGTCGGACATCTGCACTGAGCTGAAGAACCTCAGGTctttagtgcgtgtgtgtgagatccaGGCCACACTCAGAGAACAGAG gatTCTCTTCTTAAGACAACAAATCAAGGAGCTGGATAAGATGAAGAATCAGAACTCCTATATGATTTGA
- the wacb gene encoding WW domain containing adaptor with coiled-coil b isoform X3 translates to MVMHARKPPRFSDGCSDRRDSQSYQQTYKYPLKNHPATDQRHEKTRDASDSTPPCKMLRRSDSQDGKPTDVVALNKAKAAHTQRLRERDGGTSYSPQENSLSHSSHHGSNSHSHPSKASDMSHEPADDWSEHISSSGKKYYYNCRTEVSQWEKPKDWVEREQRPKEASKSTPTVNSFPKDRDYRREAMQSSATSAFSSTKSAAGDNPASHPASSQSSSSSSTCTSSSAAQGMNPSSSSSSSSVPASSSSASSSSSGSVAVSSSAALLQDPALLRQLLPALQATLHLNHANVDVGKLNEVLTAAVTQASLQSMLHKLLTAGPSAFNITTLLSQAAQLSTQAQTTTQSPLSLPSDASSPRSYVSPRVSTPQTNAVSLKPPLGAVGLSSQPKVNASLVKPGSAAPQAFTPAEKALELEDPRLHRQNSQGSTSPGSNHVASGASMGSGGTGTLPISAGPGRPQSGFTPSLATHFNENLIRHVQGWPGEHVEKQVARLREEAHNMGNLYMSDICTELKNLRSLVRVCEIQATLREQRILFLRQQIKELDKMKNQNSYMI, encoded by the exons ATGGTAATGCATGCAAGGAAACCACCGAGATTCAGTGATGG GTGCAGTGACCGAAGGGATTCGCAATCCTACCAA CAGACCTACAAATACCCATTGAAGAACCACCCAGCCACTGATCAGCGTCACGAGAAAACAAGAGATGCATCAGATTCCACCCCACCTTGCAAAATGCTCCGCCGCTCTGATAGCCAAGACGGCAAACCTACCGATGTTGTAGCACTTAACAAGGCAAAAGCTGCCCACACACAGCGGCTACGAGAAAGGGATGGTG GAACCAGCTACTCCCCACAAGAGAACTCTCTTAGCCACAGCAGCCACCACGGATCAAACTCACACTCCCATCCAAGCAAAGCATCAGACATG TCACACGAGCCTGCAGATGACTGGTCTGAGCATATCAGCTCCTCGGGGAAGAAGTACTACTACAACTGCAGAACTGAGGTCTCTCAGTGGGAGAAGCCAAAGGACTGGGTGGAGAG GGAGCAAAGACCTAAAGAGGCCTCTAAATCGACGCCCACTGTCAATAGCTTTCCCAAAGACCGGGACTACAGACGAGAAGCCATGCAGAGCTCGGCCACCAGCGCCTTCTCCAGTACCA AGAGTGCTGCAGGTGACAACCCTGCCAGCCATCCAGCTTCATCCcagtcctcctcttcctcgtctaCATGCACCTCCTCCAGTGCTGCTCAGGGCATGAACCCCTCCagttcttcttcctcctcctctgtccctgcctcctcctcctctgcctcctcttcctcgagTGGCTCGGTGGCAGTGTCCTCCAGCGCCGCCCTGCTGCAGGACCCAGCTCTGCTCCGGCAGCTGCTGCCCGCGCTGCAGGCCACGCTGCACCTCAACCACGCCAACGTGGACGTGGGGAAGCTCAATGAAG TTCTCACCGCCGCTGTCACACAAGCTTCCTTACAGTCTATGCTTCATAAACTTCTCACTGCTGGACCGTCTGCTTTCAACATCACTACTCTGCTTTCCCAAGCTGCGCAGCTCTCCACACAAG CTCAAACGACAACCCAGTCCCCGCTGTCACTGCCGTCAGATGCCTCGTCTCCAAGGTCGTACGTGTCTCCGCGGGTCAGCACCCCTCAGACCAACGCGGTGTCCCTGAAGCCCCCCCTGGGTGCCGTGGGCCTGTCCTCCCAGCCCAAG GTTAATGCGTCGCTGGTGAAGCCAGGATCTGCCGCACCACAGGCCTTTACCCCTGCCGAGAAAGCCCTGGAATTAGAGGACCCACGCCTGCACCGACAGAA tAGTCAGGGCAGCACCTCGCCGGGGTCCAACCATGTGGCCAGTGGAGCGTCCATGGGCAGTGGTGGTACTGGAACACTGCCCATCAGCGCGGGCCCTGGCCGGCCTCAGAGTGGCTTCACGCCTTCGCTGGCCACCCACTTCAACGAGAATCTCATCAGACACGTGCAGGGCTGGCCGGGGGAACACGTGGAGAAACAG GTGGCCCGGCTGAGGGAGGAGGCCCACAACATGGGCAACCTGTACATGTCGGACATCTGCACTGAGCTGAAGAACCTCAGGTctttagtgcgtgtgtgtgagatccaGGCCACACTCAGAGAACAGAG gatTCTCTTCTTAAGACAACAAATCAAGGAGCTGGATAAGATGAAGAATCAGAACTCCTATATGATTTGA
- the wacb gene encoding WW domain containing adaptor with coiled-coil b isoform X4 produces the protein MVMHARKPPRFSDGCSDRRDSQSYQTYKYPLKNHPATDQRHEKTRDASDSTPPCKMLRRSDSQDGKPTDVVALNKAKAAHTQRLRERDGGTSYSPQENSLSHSSHHGSNSHSHPSKASDMSHEPADDWSEHISSSGKKYYYNCRTEVSQWEKPKDWVEREQRPKEASKSTPTVNSFPKDRDYRREAMQSSATSAFSSTKSAAGDNPASHPASSQSSSSSSTCTSSSAAQGMNPSSSSSSSSVPASSSSASSSSSGSVAVSSSAALLQDPALLRQLLPALQATLHLNHANVDVGKLNEVLTAAVTQASLQSMLHKLLTAGPSAFNITTLLSQAAQLSTQAQTTTQSPLSLPSDASSPRSYVSPRVSTPQTNAVSLKPPLGAVGLSSQPKVNASLVKPGSAAPQAFTPAEKALELEDPRLHRQNSQGSTSPGSNHVASGASMGSGGTGTLPISAGPGRPQSGFTPSLATHFNENLIRHVQGWPGEHVEKQVARLREEAHNMGNLYMSDICTELKNLRSLVRVCEIQATLREQRILFLRQQIKELDKMKNQNSYMI, from the exons ATGGTAATGCATGCAAGGAAACCACCGAGATTCAGTGATGG GTGCAGTGACCGAAGGGATTCGCAATCCTACCAA ACCTACAAATACCCATTGAAGAACCACCCAGCCACTGATCAGCGTCACGAGAAAACAAGAGATGCATCAGATTCCACCCCACCTTGCAAAATGCTCCGCCGCTCTGATAGCCAAGACGGCAAACCTACCGATGTTGTAGCACTTAACAAGGCAAAAGCTGCCCACACACAGCGGCTACGAGAAAGGGATGGTG GAACCAGCTACTCCCCACAAGAGAACTCTCTTAGCCACAGCAGCCACCACGGATCAAACTCACACTCCCATCCAAGCAAAGCATCAGACATG TCACACGAGCCTGCAGATGACTGGTCTGAGCATATCAGCTCCTCGGGGAAGAAGTACTACTACAACTGCAGAACTGAGGTCTCTCAGTGGGAGAAGCCAAAGGACTGGGTGGAGAG GGAGCAAAGACCTAAAGAGGCCTCTAAATCGACGCCCACTGTCAATAGCTTTCCCAAAGACCGGGACTACAGACGAGAAGCCATGCAGAGCTCGGCCACCAGCGCCTTCTCCAGTACCA AGAGTGCTGCAGGTGACAACCCTGCCAGCCATCCAGCTTCATCCcagtcctcctcttcctcgtctaCATGCACCTCCTCCAGTGCTGCTCAGGGCATGAACCCCTCCagttcttcttcctcctcctctgtccctgcctcctcctcctctgcctcctcttcctcgagTGGCTCGGTGGCAGTGTCCTCCAGCGCCGCCCTGCTGCAGGACCCAGCTCTGCTCCGGCAGCTGCTGCCCGCGCTGCAGGCCACGCTGCACCTCAACCACGCCAACGTGGACGTGGGGAAGCTCAATGAAG TTCTCACCGCCGCTGTCACACAAGCTTCCTTACAGTCTATGCTTCATAAACTTCTCACTGCTGGACCGTCTGCTTTCAACATCACTACTCTGCTTTCCCAAGCTGCGCAGCTCTCCACACAAG CTCAAACGACAACCCAGTCCCCGCTGTCACTGCCGTCAGATGCCTCGTCTCCAAGGTCGTACGTGTCTCCGCGGGTCAGCACCCCTCAGACCAACGCGGTGTCCCTGAAGCCCCCCCTGGGTGCCGTGGGCCTGTCCTCCCAGCCCAAG GTTAATGCGTCGCTGGTGAAGCCAGGATCTGCCGCACCACAGGCCTTTACCCCTGCCGAGAAAGCCCTGGAATTAGAGGACCCACGCCTGCACCGACAGAA tAGTCAGGGCAGCACCTCGCCGGGGTCCAACCATGTGGCCAGTGGAGCGTCCATGGGCAGTGGTGGTACTGGAACACTGCCCATCAGCGCGGGCCCTGGCCGGCCTCAGAGTGGCTTCACGCCTTCGCTGGCCACCCACTTCAACGAGAATCTCATCAGACACGTGCAGGGCTGGCCGGGGGAACACGTGGAGAAACAG GTGGCCCGGCTGAGGGAGGAGGCCCACAACATGGGCAACCTGTACATGTCGGACATCTGCACTGAGCTGAAGAACCTCAGGTctttagtgcgtgtgtgtgagatccaGGCCACACTCAGAGAACAGAG gatTCTCTTCTTAAGACAACAAATCAAGGAGCTGGATAAGATGAAGAATCAGAACTCCTATATGATTTGA